From one Cyanobacterium stanieri PCC 7202 genomic stretch:
- a CDS encoding carbohydrate ABC transporter membrane protein 2, CUT1 family (PFAM: Binding-protein-dependent transport system inner membrane component~COGs: COG0395 ABC-type sugar transport system permease component~InterPro IPR000515~KEGG: syp:SYNPCC7002_A1255 lactose transport system permease protein LacG~PFAM: binding-protein-dependent transport systems inner membrane component~SPTR: Lactose transport system permease protein LacG) — protein sequence MNQKKSFLKLTIIYLILILIAMAMLFPLLWLLGTSFKSAGEDIFSFPPNFIPEQFTLENFITVWQNYPFETYLLNSIIVAVLTVGFNLLFCSLAAYPLARLDFRGKKLIFILIVATIMIPFQIVMIPLYIFTVNFGLRNSYLGVILPNLASAFGIFLLKQAFEGVPKELEEASRIDGCTELGIWWHIMLPAIRPATVTLAIFVFIGAWSDFLWPLIVLDRPSYYTLPLGVATLASALDLNWRLIAAGSIISIAPVMLLFILLQKYIIPSDASSGVKG from the coding sequence ATGAATCAGAAAAAAAGTTTTCTCAAATTGACCATTATTTATCTGATTTTAATACTCATTGCCATGGCAATGCTTTTCCCCCTCCTGTGGTTACTCGGCACATCATTTAAATCGGCGGGGGAGGACATTTTTAGTTTTCCCCCTAACTTCATTCCCGAACAATTTACCCTCGAAAATTTCATCACCGTATGGCAAAACTATCCCTTTGAAACCTATCTGTTAAACAGCATAATTGTGGCAGTATTAACAGTTGGTTTTAATCTGTTATTTTGTTCTCTTGCCGCTTACCCCCTCGCTAGGTTAGACTTTCGAGGAAAAAAACTCATTTTTATTTTAATTGTGGCAACCATCATGATTCCCTTTCAAATTGTGATGATTCCCCTCTATATTTTTACCGTCAACTTTGGTCTGAGAAACAGTTATTTAGGAGTAATTTTACCTAACCTCGCCTCCGCCTTTGGTATTTTTTTACTCAAACAAGCCTTTGAAGGAGTACCCAAAGAATTAGAAGAAGCCTCCCGAATTGATGGCTGCACCGAATTAGGTATCTGGTGGCATATCATGTTACCCGCCATCCGCCCTGCCACTGTTACCCTTGCCATCTTCGTTTTTATTGGTGCATGGAGCGATTTCCTTTGGCCTTTGATTGTTTTGGATCGTCCTTCCTACTATACTTTACCCCTAGGGGTAGCAACTTTGGCTAGTGCGTTGGATTTGAACTGGCGTTTGATTGCCGCAGGATCAATTATTTCCATTGCCCCTGTGATGCTTTTGTTTATCTTGTTGCAAAAGTATATTATCCCCAGTGATGCGAGTAGCGGAGTAAAGGGATAA
- a CDS encoding chaperonin GroEL (PFAM: TCP-1/cpn60 chaperonin family~TIGRFAM: chaperonin GroL~COGs: COG0459 Chaperonin GroEL (HSP60 family)~InterPro IPR001844:IPR002423:IPR018370~KEGG: syp:SYNPCC7002_A2458 chaperonin GroEL~PFAM: chaperonin Cpn60/TCP-1~SPTR: 60 kDa chaperonin;~TIGRFAM: chaperonin GroEL): MSKSIIYNEDARRALERGIDLLAEAVAVTLGPKGRNVVLEKKFGAPQIVNDGVTIAKEIELEDHIENTGVALIRQAASKTNDVAGDGTTTATVLAHAIVKEGLRNVAAGANPIALKRGIDKATEHLVEKIAAHARKIEDSKAIAQVGAISAGNDTEVGEMIAQAMDKVGKEGVISLEEGKSMETELEITEGMRFEKGYISPYFVTDAERMEAVFEEPFILITDKKITLVQDLVPVLEQVARQGKPLIIIAEDIEKEALATLVVNRIRGVLNVAAVKAPGFGDRRKQMLEDIAILTGGQMISEDAGLKLDTTTVDQLGTARRMTITKDTTTIVAEGNDKEVKSRCDQIRRQIEESDSSYDKEKLQERLAKLSGGVAVIKVGAATETEMKDRKLRLEDAINATKAAVEEGIVPGGGTTLAHLAPGLEEWAKGNLTAEQLTGALIVARALTAPLKRIAENAGQNGAVVAERVKEKDFNTGYDAANDQYVDMFDAGIVDPAKVTRSGIQNAASIAGMVLTTECIIVDKPEKDKAAAPAGGDFDY, from the coding sequence ATGTCCAAGTCTATCATTTATAACGAAGATGCCCGTCGCGCCCTAGAGCGTGGTATTGATTTGTTAGCCGAAGCCGTTGCTGTTACCTTGGGCCCTAAAGGTCGTAACGTAGTATTGGAAAAAAAATTCGGTGCTCCCCAAATCGTTAATGACGGTGTAACCATCGCCAAAGAAATCGAATTAGAAGATCATATCGAAAACACTGGGGTTGCTTTGATTCGTCAAGCCGCTTCCAAAACCAATGATGTCGCAGGAGACGGTACCACCACCGCTACTGTATTGGCTCATGCCATCGTTAAAGAAGGTTTACGCAACGTTGCCGCAGGTGCTAACCCCATCGCCCTCAAACGTGGTATTGACAAAGCTACTGAGCATTTAGTAGAAAAAATCGCTGCCCATGCCAGAAAAATCGAAGATAGCAAAGCCATCGCTCAAGTGGGTGCTATCTCTGCAGGTAACGACACCGAAGTAGGTGAAATGATTGCCCAAGCCATGGATAAAGTAGGTAAAGAAGGAGTTATCTCCCTCGAAGAAGGTAAATCCATGGAAACCGAACTCGAAATCACCGAAGGTATGCGTTTCGAGAAAGGTTACATCTCCCCTTACTTCGTAACCGATGCTGAACGTATGGAGGCAGTATTTGAAGAGCCTTTCATCCTCATCACCGACAAAAAAATTACCTTAGTCCAAGACTTAGTTCCCGTTTTAGAACAAGTTGCCCGTCAAGGTAAACCCTTAATCATCATCGCTGAGGACATCGAAAAAGAAGCCCTCGCCACCTTAGTAGTAAACCGCATCCGTGGTGTATTAAACGTTGCAGCGGTTAAAGCCCCCGGTTTTGGCGATCGCCGTAAACAAATGCTCGAAGACATTGCCATCCTCACTGGTGGACAAATGATTAGCGAAGATGCAGGATTAAAATTAGATACTACCACCGTAGATCAACTCGGTACTGCCCGTCGCATGACCATCACCAAAGACACCACCACCATCGTCGCCGAAGGTAACGACAAAGAAGTTAAGAGCCGTTGTGACCAAATTCGTCGTCAAATTGAGGAATCCGATTCTTCCTACGACAAAGAAAAATTACAAGAGCGCCTCGCAAAATTAAGCGGTGGTGTAGCTGTAATCAAAGTAGGTGCGGCTACCGAAACCGAAATGAAAGATCGTAAGCTCCGCTTAGAAGATGCCATCAATGCTACCAAAGCGGCAGTAGAAGAAGGTATTGTCCCCGGTGGTGGAACTACCCTCGCTCACCTCGCCCCCGGTTTAGAAGAATGGGCAAAAGGCAACTTAACCGCCGAACAGCTAACTGGTGCTTTAATCGTTGCCCGTGCTTTAACTGCACCCTTAAAACGTATTGCAGAAAATGCAGGTCAAAATGGTGCTGTGGTAGCTGAAAGAGTTAAAGAAAAAGACTTTAACACTGGTTACGATGCCGCCAACGATCAATATGTTGATATGTTTGATGCAGGTATCGTTGATCCTGCCAAAGTAACTCGCTCTGGTATTCAAAACGCCGCTTCCATCGCTGGAATGGTACTAACTACCGAGTGTATCATCGTTGACAAACCCGAAAAGGATAAAGCCGCAGCCCCTGCCGGTGGAGATTTCGACTACTAA
- a CDS encoding Chaperonin Cpn10 (PFAM: Chaperonin 10 Kd subunit~COGs: COG0234 Co-chaperonin GroES (HSP10)~InterPro IPR001476:IPR020818:IPR018369~KEGG: syp:SYNPCC7002_A2457 co-chaperonin GroES~PFAM: Chaperonin Cpn10~SPTR: 10 kDa chaperonin): MAAITINVSTVKPLGDRVFVKVSEAEEKTAGGIYLPDNAKEKPQIGEVVTVGDGKVNDQGVRTAVEVKVGDKVLYSKYAGTDIKLGNDDYVLLSEKDILAVVS; the protein is encoded by the coding sequence ATGGCTGCAATTACCATTAATGTATCAACTGTAAAGCCCTTGGGCGATCGTGTTTTCGTCAAAGTAAGTGAAGCTGAAGAAAAAACTGCTGGTGGTATCTACCTACCTGACAACGCCAAAGAAAAACCCCAAATTGGTGAAGTTGTCACCGTGGGCGATGGTAAAGTAAATGATCAAGGTGTGCGCACCGCAGTAGAAGTAAAAGTAGGAGATAAAGTTCTTTACTCCAAATATGCAGGTACCGACATCAAACTTGGTAACGATGACTATGTCTTACTCTCCGAAAAAGACATCCTCGCTGTAGTTTCCTAA
- a CDS encoding protein of unknown function DUF1001 (PFAM: CpeT/CpcT family (DUF1001)~InterPro IPR010404:IPR002052~KEGG: cyh:Cyan8802_1417 protein of unknown function DUF1001~PFAM: protein of unknown function DUF1001~SPTR: Putative uncharacterized protein), producing MSNSTDVKALARLMAADFSNEPQAIENPPFFAHIRVCMRPLPHSLLGEVSFFLEQAYDFLLSQPYRLRVFTIKAVDDHLELEHYKLKEEKEFYGASRNPEKLKGLTLDHLEKMNGCDMIAHWTGTHFKGHVKPGKACIVERKGKKSYLDNSFEIDENKLISFDRGRDLETDELLWGSVAGPFHFQPTQRFTDEL from the coding sequence ATGAGTAATTCCACGGATGTAAAAGCCCTCGCCAGACTAATGGCGGCTGATTTTAGTAACGAACCTCAAGCCATAGAAAACCCTCCTTTCTTTGCCCATATTCGGGTATGTATGCGCCCTCTCCCCCATTCCTTATTGGGAGAAGTAAGTTTTTTCCTCGAACAAGCCTACGACTTTTTACTATCTCAACCCTACCGTCTCAGAGTATTCACCATCAAAGCAGTGGATGACCATCTCGAGTTAGAACACTATAAACTCAAAGAAGAAAAAGAATTTTATGGAGCCTCTCGCAACCCCGAAAAACTCAAAGGATTAACCCTTGACCATCTCGAAAAAATGAACGGTTGTGATATGATTGCCCACTGGACAGGAACTCATTTCAAAGGTCATGTCAAACCGGGTAAGGCTTGTATTGTAGAACGTAAAGGCAAAAAATCCTATCTTGATAATAGTTTTGAGATTGACGAAAATAAACTAATTAGTTTTGACCGTGGTAGAGACTTGGAAACAGACGAACTTTTGTGGGGTTCGGTAGCTGGGCCTTTTCATTTCCAACCTACCCAACGCTTTACTGATGAACTTTGA
- a CDS encoding Protein of unknown function CpeS/Ycf58 (PFAM: CpeS-like protein~InterPro IPR018536~KEGG: syp:SYNPCC7002_A1822 hypothetical protein~PFAM: Protein of unknown function CpeS/Ycf58~SPTR: CpcS): MDGLTFFQNSAGKWRSQRTTHHLPFRRAESGGSEIRVETLDKNNPKIKEICEMHQFDPEKSVGGSYVTWDGAMAWDKENESHKGETVFALIPETDNPRQGKLLRERGYAEIVPVAGEYYLDHEDALVLTTEYETMTIHERFWFVSDDVRLRTSTVQRFGGFNTATFCIEVREKSDDEKTTQPSLDSLLDSPAITGW; the protein is encoded by the coding sequence ATGGACGGATTAACCTTTTTTCAAAATAGTGCTGGTAAGTGGCGATCGCAACGTACCACCCATCACTTACCCTTCCGCCGTGCTGAAAGTGGAGGTTCAGAAATAAGAGTAGAAACCCTCGACAAAAATAACCCCAAAATCAAAGAAATCTGCGAAATGCACCAATTTGATCCCGAAAAATCTGTGGGAGGCTCTTACGTCACTTGGGATGGTGCCATGGCATGGGATAAAGAAAACGAAAGCCACAAAGGAGAAACAGTTTTCGCCCTCATTCCCGAAACTGATAACCCCCGCCAAGGAAAACTCCTCAGAGAAAGAGGTTATGCAGAAATCGTACCTGTAGCAGGGGAATATTATCTCGATCATGAAGATGCCCTCGTTTTAACCACCGAATACGAAACCATGACAATCCATGAACGTTTCTGGTTTGTCAGTGATGATGTTCGTTTGCGCACTAGCACAGTACAAAGATTTGGCGGTTTCAACACCGCTACCTTTTGTATTGAAGTAAGGGAAAAATCTGATGATGAAAAAACCACCCAACCTAGTCTTGATTCATTATTAGATTCCCCCGCCATCACTGGTTGGTAA
- a CDS encoding glycosyl transferase group 1 (PFAM: Glycosyl transferases group 1~COGs: COG0438 Glycosyltransferase~InterPro IPR001296~KEGG: cyt:cce_1569 sulfolipid sulfoquinovosyldiacylglycerol biosynthesis protein~PFAM: glycosyl transferase group 1~SPTR: Glycosyl transferase group 1) → MRIALFTETFLPKVDGIVTRLKHTVEHLQKQGDEVLIFSPEGGLKEYKGAKINGIKGIPLPLYPELKLAIPNPSIRFALQRFKPDLVHVVNPAVLGVGGIYYAKKLNIPLVASYHTHLPQYLHHYNVGALEGLLWELLKLAHNQAQLNLCTSTAMVDELVNHGIERVDLWQRGVDTESFNPSLVSKDMRDRLSQGNPNDPLLLYVGRVSAEKEIDKIKPVLESIPNARLAIVGNGPARAELEQFFADTNTNFVGYLHGKELGEAYASADAFIFPSSTETLGLVLLEAMAAGCPVVAARRGGIPDIVTDGVNGYMFEPDDPQGAIAATQRLLAQKDERETLRQNARLEAEKWGWAAATRQLQNYYQGVLSSSDKGLLAA, encoded by the coding sequence ATGCGTATAGCCTTATTTACTGAAACATTTTTGCCGAAAGTTGATGGTATTGTTACTCGCTTAAAACATACCGTTGAGCATCTACAAAAACAAGGAGATGAGGTTTTAATTTTCTCTCCTGAAGGTGGTTTGAAAGAGTATAAAGGAGCAAAAATTAATGGTATAAAAGGGATTCCTTTGCCTTTATATCCTGAATTAAAATTGGCTATTCCTAATCCTTCTATTCGTTTCGCATTACAAAGATTTAAACCTGATTTGGTTCATGTCGTAAATCCTGCGGTGTTGGGGGTAGGGGGTATCTATTACGCAAAAAAATTAAATATTCCCTTAGTAGCTTCCTACCATACCCATTTACCTCAATATCTGCATCACTACAATGTTGGGGCTTTGGAAGGATTGTTATGGGAGTTATTAAAGTTGGCTCATAATCAAGCCCAATTAAATTTATGTACCTCCACGGCGATGGTTGATGAGTTGGTAAATCATGGCATTGAAAGGGTTGATTTGTGGCAAAGGGGAGTAGATACGGAATCATTTAACCCTAGTTTAGTATCTAAGGATATGCGCGATCGCCTTTCTCAGGGTAATCCTAATGATCCGCTGTTATTATATGTGGGTAGGGTATCGGCAGAAAAAGAAATTGACAAAATTAAACCTGTATTGGAAAGTATCCCCAATGCAAGGTTGGCTATTGTAGGCAATGGCCCTGCTAGGGCAGAATTAGAACAGTTTTTTGCGGATACAAATACCAATTTTGTGGGCTATCTCCATGGTAAGGAGTTAGGAGAAGCCTATGCCTCCGCCGATGCTTTTATATTCCCTTCTTCCACCGAAACCCTCGGTTTAGTATTACTCGAAGCCATGGCGGCGGGTTGCCCTGTGGTGGCCGCTAGAAGGGGCGGAATTCCTGATATTGTCACCGATGGAGTCAATGGTTATATGTTTGAACCTGATGACCCTCAAGGGGCGATCGCCGCTACCCAAAGATTATTAGCCCAAAAAGACGAAAGAGAAACATTGAGACAAAATGCTCGTTTAGAGGCCGAAAAGTGGGGCTGGGCGGCTGCTACCCGTCAATTACAAAACTATTATCAAGGGGTGCTATCCTCTTCTGATAAAGGACTTTTGGCGGCTTAG
- a CDS encoding cytochrome P450 (PFAM: Cytochrome P450~COGs: COG2124 Cytochrome P450~InterPro IPR002401:IPR017973:IPR001128:IPR017972~KEGG: cyh:Cyan8802_1139 cytochrome P450~PFAM: cytochrome P450~SPTR: Cytochrome P450) has translation MKEIKTIFTGWGKKILWIVDPIEYMRQAVIECPDIFMGKPAGFGEPLVFINHPQGIQQLLTNDRKTFFAGGDLNGLLVPIVGNSSLLSLDGSRHRRERKLMMPPFHGDRMVYYGDLVHDIVDDLFKDFQVGDKFIAQNLMQNVSLQVILKVVFGLREGQRYDRIANLIKRILSLFNQPVNVSFLFYKFLRQDLGKWSPWGNFLRVQKELDQLIYEEIKQRRIEKNPDRVDMLSLLLQATDEQGEGLSDQELRDELMLILFAGHETTAIAMTWALYWSHYYPEVGAKIRAELEQLPHDADGMTICKQPYLNAVCNETLRIHPVAVLTFPRLATEDIEMMGYHIPKNTVVAGCIYTVHHREDLYPSHDEFIPERFLEKQYSPYEFLPFGGGVRRCLGEALASYEMRLVVAQVLSKYQLDLVEKKPLKARRRGVVLRPEGGVPMIYRGKIDQ, from the coding sequence ATGAAAGAAATAAAAACTATCTTCACGGGTTGGGGAAAAAAAATCTTATGGATTGTAGATCCTATAGAATATATGCGTCAGGCAGTGATAGAATGCCCTGATATTTTTATGGGTAAACCCGCAGGATTTGGTGAACCACTGGTTTTTATCAATCATCCCCAAGGCATTCAACAACTATTAACCAATGACAGAAAGACATTTTTTGCAGGGGGAGATTTAAATGGTTTATTAGTGCCTATTGTGGGTAACTCCTCCCTTCTTTCCCTTGATGGTAGTCGTCACCGCCGAGAAAGAAAGTTAATGATGCCTCCTTTTCATGGGGATAGAATGGTTTATTATGGCGATTTGGTTCATGATATTGTCGATGATTTATTTAAAGATTTTCAGGTAGGAGATAAATTCATCGCTCAGAATTTGATGCAAAATGTTTCTTTGCAAGTAATTCTGAAAGTGGTTTTTGGTCTGAGGGAAGGGCAACGTTATGATCGTATAGCTAATCTTATCAAGAGAATTTTAAGCCTTTTTAATCAGCCTGTAAATGTGAGCTTTTTATTTTATAAATTTTTACGCCAAGATTTAGGGAAATGGAGTCCATGGGGAAATTTTCTCCGTGTACAAAAAGAATTAGATCAACTTATTTATGAGGAAATAAAACAAAGAAGGATAGAAAAAAATCCTGATAGGGTGGATATGCTTTCCCTCCTTTTACAGGCGACTGATGAGCAAGGAGAGGGATTAAGTGACCAAGAATTGCGAGATGAATTGATGTTAATTTTGTTTGCAGGTCATGAAACAACGGCGATCGCCATGACTTGGGCATTATACTGGAGTCATTATTATCCCGAAGTAGGCGCAAAAATCAGAGCAGAATTGGAACAATTACCCCATGACGCAGATGGGATGACCATTTGTAAACAACCTTACCTCAATGCGGTATGTAACGAAACCCTCCGCATTCACCCCGTGGCAGTGCTTACTTTTCCTCGCCTTGCCACCGAAGATATAGAAATGATGGGTTATCATATTCCCAAGAATACCGTAGTGGCAGGATGTATTTATACAGTTCATCATCGAGAAGATTTATATCCCTCCCATGACGAATTTATTCCCGAAAGATTTTTGGAAAAACAATATTCTCCGTATGAATTTTTACCCTTTGGGGGAGGAGTTAGACGTTGTTTGGGGGAAGCCCTTGCCAGTTATGAAATGCGCTTGGTGGTTGCCCAAGTTTTGAGTAAATATCAACTGGATTTAGTCGAGAAAAAACCTTTAAAAGCTCGTCGTCGGGGAGTTGTATTACGTCCAGAGGGCGGAGTACCAATGATCTACCGAGGAAAAATTGATCAGTAG
- a CDS encoding ATP-dependent chaperone ClpB (PFAM: AAA domain (Cdc48 subfamily); C-terminal, D2-small domain, of ClpB protein; Clp amino terminal domain; ATPase family associated with various cellular activities (AAA)~TIGRFAM: ATP-dependent chaperone ClpB~COGs: COG0542 ATPase with chaperone activity ATP-binding subunit~InterProIPR001270:IPR004176:IPR003959:IPR013093:IPR 019489:IPR018368:IPR017730:IPR003593~KEGG: cyt:cce_1941 ATP-dependent Clp protease, ATP-binding subunit~PFAM: ATPase AAA-2 domain protein; AAA ATPase central domain protein; Clp domain protein; Clp ATPase-like~SMART: AAA ATPase~SPTR: ATP-dependent Clp protease, ATP-binding subunit;~TIGRFAM: ATP-dependent chaperone ClpB) encodes MQPNNPQQFTEKAWSAIARTPDIAKENNHQQIETEHLFKALLEQKGLAVSIFNKTDAGISRLQEKTEQFINSQPKVKNIGESVYLGRALDRLLDQAENYRKEFEDDFISIEHIILAYAKDDRFGKNLLKEFNLDENKLKTIIKEIRGTQKVTDQNPEGKYESLQKYGRDLTQLAREGKLDPVIGRDDEVRRTIQILSRRTKNNPVLIGEPGVGKTAIVEGLAQRIINRDVPESLLDRTLIGLDMGALIAGAKYRGEFEERLKAVLKEVTESEGNIILFIDEIHTVVGAGATQGAMDAGNLLKPMLARGELRCIGATTLDEYRKYIEKDAALERRFQSVFVGEPNVIDTVSILRGLKERYEVHHGVKIADSALVAAAMLSDRYISDRFLPDKAIDLVDESAAKLKMEITSKPEELDEIDRKILQLEMERLSLKKEEDLASVERREKLEQELANLKEKQSSFNAQWQSEKEIIDQIRTLRESLEQINVEIQQAERNYDYNKAAELRYGKLADVQKEVKEKEALLSEKQTSGKSLLREEVQEADIAEIISKWSGIPISKLVESEKEKLLHLEDQLHERVVGQEEAVTAVSEAIQRSRAGLADPHRPTASFIFLGPTGVGKTELAKALAQILFDTEDAIVRIDMSEYMEKHTVSRLMGAPPGYVGYEEGGQLTEAIRRRPYSVVLFDEIEKAHPDVFNVMLQILDDGRLTDSQGRTVDFKNTIIIMTSNIGSQYILDLAGDDAQYETMRTRVMDAMRDNFRPEFLNRIDEIIIFHSLKKSQLRHIVNLQVNRLRERLAEQKLALDIADEALDFLADIGYDPVYGARPLKRAVQRYLETAIAKAILKGEFKDGETINVTVEDERLALK; translated from the coding sequence ATGCAACCCAATAACCCTCAACAATTTACGGAGAAGGCTTGGAGTGCGATCGCCCGTACCCCAGACATAGCCAAGGAAAACAACCATCAACAGATAGAAACAGAACACTTATTTAAGGCATTACTAGAACAAAAAGGACTGGCTGTCAGTATCTTTAACAAAACCGATGCGGGTATCAGCCGTTTACAAGAGAAAACAGAGCAATTTATTAACAGTCAACCTAAAGTTAAAAACATAGGTGAATCAGTCTATTTAGGCAGAGCATTAGATCGTCTTTTAGATCAGGCAGAAAATTATCGTAAGGAATTTGAAGATGATTTTATCTCCATAGAACATATTATCCTAGCCTATGCAAAAGATGACCGTTTTGGTAAGAATTTGTTAAAAGAATTCAACCTAGATGAAAACAAACTAAAAACTATTATTAAAGAAATTAGAGGAACTCAAAAAGTGACCGATCAAAACCCCGAAGGAAAATATGAATCTTTGCAAAAATATGGACGAGATTTAACCCAATTAGCCCGAGAAGGAAAACTCGATCCCGTCATCGGTCGTGATGATGAAGTACGCCGTACTATTCAAATACTCTCTCGCCGTACCAAAAATAATCCCGTGTTAATCGGTGAGCCGGGGGTAGGTAAAACCGCCATTGTGGAAGGACTTGCCCAGCGTATTATTAACCGTGATGTGCCAGAATCATTGTTAGATCGTACCCTTATTGGCTTGGATATGGGGGCGCTCATTGCAGGGGCAAAATATCGAGGGGAGTTTGAAGAAAGACTAAAAGCTGTTTTAAAAGAAGTCACCGAATCCGAGGGCAATATTATCCTCTTTATTGATGAAATCCATACCGTTGTGGGTGCAGGGGCAACCCAAGGGGCGATGGATGCAGGAAACCTCCTCAAACCCATGTTAGCCAGGGGTGAGTTGCGTTGTATTGGTGCCACTACCCTTGATGAATACCGTAAGTATATCGAAAAGGATGCGGCGCTAGAAAGACGTTTTCAATCGGTATTTGTGGGGGAACCCAATGTTATCGATACCGTATCCATTTTACGGGGTTTAAAAGAGCGTTACGAAGTCCATCACGGGGTGAAAATTGCTGACAGTGCTTTGGTGGCGGCGGCGATGCTTTCAGATAGGTATATAAGCGATCGCTTCTTACCTGATAAAGCCATTGATTTGGTAGATGAATCTGCCGCTAAATTAAAGATGGAAATTACCTCAAAACCAGAAGAATTAGACGAAATTGATCGCAAAATTTTACAGCTAGAAATGGAGCGTTTATCCCTTAAAAAAGAGGAAGATTTAGCATCTGTTGAAAGGAGGGAAAAATTAGAGCAAGAATTGGCAAACTTGAAGGAAAAACAAAGCTCTTTTAATGCTCAGTGGCAGAGTGAAAAAGAAATCATTGATCAAATTCGTACCCTGCGCGAATCCCTCGAACAAATTAACGTGGAAATTCAACAGGCGGAAAGAAATTATGATTACAATAAAGCCGCAGAATTACGTTACGGTAAGTTAGCTGATGTACAAAAAGAGGTGAAAGAAAAAGAAGCCCTCTTGAGCGAGAAACAAACTAGCGGAAAATCCTTGTTACGGGAAGAAGTGCAAGAGGCGGACATCGCCGAAATTATCTCGAAATGGTCGGGTATTCCCATCAGTAAATTGGTAGAGTCGGAGAAAGAAAAATTATTACACCTTGAAGATCAACTCCATGAAAGGGTAGTGGGTCAAGAAGAGGCTGTAACCGCTGTTTCTGAAGCCATACAGCGTTCTCGAGCAGGGTTAGCAGATCCCCATCGTCCTACCGCTAGTTTCATCTTTCTTGGGCCCACAGGGGTGGGTAAAACGGAGTTGGCAAAAGCCCTCGCCCAGATTTTATTTGACACTGAAGATGCGATCGTGCGCATTGATATGTCAGAATATATGGAAAAACATACCGTATCTCGTCTCATGGGGGCGCCTCCGGGATATGTGGGCTACGAGGAAGGGGGGCAACTCACCGAGGCGATTCGCCGTCGTCCTTATTCTGTGGTACTTTTTGATGAGATTGAAAAAGCCCATCCCGATGTATTTAATGTGATGTTACAAATCCTTGATGATGGAAGGTTAACGGATTCCCAAGGGCGCACGGTGGATTTTAAAAATACTATCATCATCATGACCAGTAATATCGGTTCTCAGTATATCCTTGATTTGGCGGGGGATGATGCCCAATACGAAACCATGCGCACAAGGGTGATGGATGCTATGCGGGATAATTTCCGCCCTGAGTTTCTCAACCGTATTGATGAGATTATCATTTTCCACAGTCTCAAAAAATCCCAGTTACGCCATATTGTCAATTTACAAGTCAACCGTTTACGGGAAAGATTGGCGGAACAAAAATTGGCTCTGGATATTGCTGATGAGGCGCTCGATTTCCTTGCCGACATTGGTTATGATCCTGTTTATGGTGCTCGTCCTCTTAAACGGGCAGTACAAAGATACCTCGAAACTGCGATCGCCAAGGCTATTCTCAAAGGAGAGTTTAAGGACGGGGAAACCATCAATGTCACCGTAGAGGATGAAAGATTAGCTCTTAAATAA